Genomic DNA from Bacteroidales bacterium:
AGGCTACTAAATCGAACAGGAAAAAAACCAGAAACAGGGCCAGGAATCCGTTCTTCTCCTGTTTAAGCACTTTTCTCCAGAGAAAAGGAGAACCGGATTTTTGCCACTGCAGCTTAAAAGGGATGAAGATGGGTGTCTCCGCTGTCCAATTCAGATAGTCATCTCCGAATTTCTCTCTAAGGAACTCCTCTTCGGCGAATACAATCCGTTCATAATAGATCCAGAATATAAGAGTAAAGATTGCGACGAACCAGAGATTGCAGGTCAGCATGGCTATCCCCAGCCACATAAAGTAGTTGCCCACATAGAGCGGATTTCTGGTGATGGAATAGAGTCCCTTTGTATTAAGCATCTCTGCGATCTGCCCCTGCCCGGTGTTCCTTCCGGAGGTGTTCCTTCCGCTGAAACCCACCGCATGAATCCGGATGGCCAGTCCCAGGAGGCTTACAAATATGGCCGGATCCTCCATCCAGGCCTGATGACCGCTCATGGATTCCGGACCTCCCTTCAATGCTCCGACTACGATCAGGGCCAGTCCGCAGACCAGCAGTAAGAGCGGGAAATAACTCCGGTACCGGAAGAGGAAATCTCCCTGTGTCTTTAATTCTTCTCTTAATGCCATTTGTTAAGTTTCCATATCTACAGGGGCATAAGCCTGATATTTCTCCACCTGACCTGGTAGGGGCTGGGGTTATCTCCCACATCATGGACCTGCAGCCCAATGATTCCCCGGTCGCTCAATCCATCGCGAAATTCAGTAATCACCACTCCGTTTACGATGGTCCTGATGGAATCACCTTTGCATTCGATCCGGTAGGAATTCCATTGCTTGCTTTTGAAAACCTTGCTTTCTTCTGAATCTGCCTGCGGCCACCAGGGAGTCATAGCTCTGCGGGCTTCATCGTACACGCCTCCCGATCCGCCTCCGACGGCAATTTCCACCTGGTAGCCGTACACCCGGTCGGCCGGGATGGTGGTCGGCTGGTAGTTACCCTGATCATTTCTGAACCAGAAAACCAGCTCCCGGGGAGCAATGTGGCTCCGGAACTGAACACCGGAATTCAGTTCATCATCCTCCAGCAATACCTCAAATTCAAGGATGAAATCGCCGAATTCCTCTTCGGTGCAGAGGAAGGAGTTGGGACTGTCAGGAACTGCCTGGCCCACAATGGTGCCGTCATTGACCCTGTAGGAAGCATGTCCGCTGTGAACAGACCAGCCTTTCAGGGTTTCGCCATCAAAAAGGCTGATCCAACTGTCCTGGCAGGCCGAGTTATTGTGCAGGGCAAGCAGAAGTAAGACTGCGGGTACGAATAGCTTATATGTTTTGTTCATGCCGCTTGGAGATTAGGGATTAGAATACAAATGTACGAAAGAATTGGACTTTGAGCCAGCGAGCACAAAAGAATAAACAGAGATCGTAGATTTCCCGCAGCCTGCTGTGAGCTTCGCTAACTACTTCTTCACGATCTTCCTGGTTCCTGCAAATCTGCCGTCCACTTTCAGGTTGAGCATATAGATGCCCGGCCCGGGCATGGCCCGTTGCACCACCTCAGGCCCGAAATATACGGTCTGTGAACCACGCCCCAGTTCATAGCTGGTCCTGTAGGTGGTCTGGGCCAGCATATTGATAAATTCAATTTCCAATTCGGAATCCCGGTCCGAATTCAGTAAAAGATTAAACTGATCCACGACCGGGTTGGGGAACAGTTCCAGTTCCAGTCCTTCCGGATCCAAATGCTTTTCTGTGGAATAGGGGTACATATACCCGTCCAGTTTGCTGTCCATCCAGGTCATCCGGTCGAAAATCCAGTTCCTGAGATAGTTTATTTCATTCTCGTAACTGCCTCCCACATAATTATTAGCCCACACATACTGGTTCAGAACAGGGAAGGCCTCAAAATTTCGTTGCTGGGCATCGGCCAGCAGGGTAGTAAGGGAATCGATAACCTGGTCTACCCGGATATCCGATAAAATACTGCTTCGGTATCCTTTCCAGGAGCTCACCAGCTGATTAAAAAAGTCCGGATCCTTTCTTAATTTGATCCACCAGAAGGGATTTGACCAGTAATCGCCCGGGAGCTTGTATTCGCACTGCCAGCCGGAAATGACCGAGGAATTGTAATAATCGGCGTTCCCAAATCCGAAGTTGAAATCCCAGACTGGCCCTGCCTTTACGGGGCTCACCCGGTCCAGCTTGTCTTTATCTTTATGTAGAAAGGTACTGATCCGGTAACCATCCACATTTTTGGCCAGCTCGTTCACCAGGAAGAAATCGATAAAGGACTGCATATCGATATAGGGTTTATAACCCAGCACCGGATCGTAGAAACGATCCCCCGCCAGGGCATTTTCAAAACCGGTCATAAAATTCCTGATATAGGCTTTTTGTTCTGTGGCGATCACTTCGGTTTCGGGGTAATGATAGATCATACGGATCTCATTTCCATCAATGGCCGGATAAGGGGAAACCCAATACTCTTCATCCTGATCGGCCTTGTCCAGCTTAAAGATATAGCCCCCGGTCACATCTCTGCCCGAAGTTTCGTGGGGTTCCAGTTTACCGATATCCAGCCGGAAGGTGTCCCGCTTGATTTTCTCCATGAGCACATAAACTCCGGAATAGCTATTGTTTATAAAGAGCTCACACAGCCTGGTCCTGGGCGCATACTGCCCCATTTCACGGGAAAACTGGTAGGCCAGTACGTTACGGATCAGAGATTTGTCGGAATAGGGGCCATGAAGGACCCAGTCATTTTCCACGGGCATTCCCAGCAGCGAAACATTGTTGTTTTCGCCATTCTCCAGGCGGGTTTCCAGTCCGTATCCTTTTTTGGCATAACCCTGCGAACTGGCTCCCCGGATCTCTATGCCGATCTTCCCGTCGTAGTCGTTGAAGGTCCCGGGAAGCTCATTGAGGCCCGCTTCATTATGTACGATGCCCATGTGCGCCGTTATCTTGGGCTCATCCGGAATGGACTGGCTGTTTTCGGTAGTGATTACCACGATGGGCAGGTTGCTTTCAAAGGGGGCATCGGGATCCCTGAACCAGTCGGGAACCTCTTCAAAAGTGATCCCTGCTGCATCCAGCCTTACCTGGAGAAAGGGCGCCAGGGAAAAATCGCTGGAGGTCGGATTTACATTAATTCCCTGCACGGCAAGGACATTCTCTCCATCTATCAGAAGATTTTTTGACAGTCCGGCCCTGGAGGGCTGCCCCCCTGTGTACATCGAAGCTTCCTGGTCAATGGTGGGAGTGTAGTTATAGGGAGGATAATCGGTCTCAACGTTAAAGGACCTGGAAACGACCGAACCATTGAGGTATACCACATAGGCATCGTCGTAGTCGATATCCAGGATCAGACTGTCAATGACGGACCTGTCCGCAATGGTAAACTCCTGTCTGATATAGAGCGAATACTGAAT
This window encodes:
- a CDS encoding isoprenylcysteine carboxylmethyltransferase family protein codes for the protein MALREELKTQGDFLFRYRSYFPLLLLVCGLALIVVGALKGGPESMSGHQAWMEDPAIFVSLLGLAIRIHAVGFSGRNTSGRNTGQGQIAEMLNTKGLYSITRNPLYVGNYFMWLGIAMLTCNLWFVAIFTLIFWIYYERIVFAEEEFLREKFGDDYLNWTAETPIFIPFKLQWQKSGSPFLWRKVLKQEKNGFLALFLVFFLFDLVASSLEQQQWAISKSWLLVMLVVSALIYLLIKLLKKRF
- a CDS encoding DUF1080 domain-containing protein gives rise to the protein MNKTYKLFVPAVLLLLALHNNSACQDSWISLFDGETLKGWSVHSGHASYRVNDGTIVGQAVPDSPNSFLCTEEEFGDFILEFEVLLEDDELNSGVQFRSHIAPRELVFWFRNDQGNYQPTTIPADRVYGYQVEIAVGGGSGGVYDEARRAMTPWWPQADSEESKVFKSKQWNSYRIECKGDSIRTIVNGVVITEFRDGLSDRGIIGLQVHDVGDNPSPYQVRWRNIRLMPL
- a CDS encoding CotH kinase family protein; this encodes MIRVSTLFLLSFFVSQLSAQSHWESLVKADHSWSYLVGDSEAPAGWYNQGFDHSSWNTARGSFGFGDGDDTTILNIQYSLYIRQEFTIADRSVIDSLILDIDYDDAYVVYLNGSVVSRSFNVETDYPPYNYTPTIDQEASMYTGGQPSRAGLSKNLLIDGENVLAVQGINVNPTSSDFSLAPFLQVRLDAAGITFEEVPDWFRDPDAPFESNLPIVVITTENSQSIPDEPKITAHMGIVHNEAGLNELPGTFNDYDGKIGIEIRGASSQGYAKKGYGLETRLENGENNNVSLLGMPVENDWVLHGPYSDKSLIRNVLAYQFSREMGQYAPRTRLCELFINNSYSGVYVLMEKIKRDTFRLDIGKLEPHETSGRDVTGGYIFKLDKADQDEEYWVSPYPAIDGNEIRMIYHYPETEVIATEQKAYIRNFMTGFENALAGDRFYDPVLGYKPYIDMQSFIDFFLVNELAKNVDGYRISTFLHKDKDKLDRVSPVKAGPVWDFNFGFGNADYYNSSVISGWQCEYKLPGDYWSNPFWWIKLRKDPDFFNQLVSSWKGYRSSILSDIRVDQVIDSLTTLLADAQQRNFEAFPVLNQYVWANNYVGGSYENEINYLRNWIFDRMTWMDSKLDGYMYPYSTEKHLDPEGLELELFPNPVVDQFNLLLNSDRDSELEIEFINMLAQTTYRTSYELGRGSQTVYFGPEVVQRAMPGPGIYMLNLKVDGRFAGTRKIVKK